The DNA window TGTGATGCTGAGCCATCAGCCATTGCGGTTGATAAGCGCCTATGGGCAATGCGGCCATGTCCACAGACCCTAGTTTTTGCTGTATGGTTTTAAAGTGATTTGAGTAACCACTATCACCGGCAAAATAAAAATTAAAATTTTCTGATTGAATGAACCAAGAGCCCCATAGGCGCTCATTTTTATCTAACAAACCACGTTTGCACCAATGTTGAGCAGGCGTCAAATAAAAACTCAGCTGGTCATTGGCAATGTGTTCCCACCAATCGAGTTCGTAAACAGGGTTGGCAATTTCATGTTTTTTGAACAATGCTCTATAGGCCAAGGGGCTTAAAATTTGTAGATGAGGATTAAGGGCAGCAATTTTTTTGATGCTTTTTATATCCAGATGGTCATAGTGATCATGGGAGATGATAATGTAATCTATGCTGGGTAAACTTTCTATACGGATGGGTAGTGGAACCTGTCGCTTGGGACCTATAAATCTAAAGGGTGATACCCGCTGAGAAAAAACAGGATCAAATAAGATATTAAAGCCTTTGATTTGTAAAAGGATTGAGGAATGTCCCAACCAAGTGAGTTGTACTTCTGAGCTGTTGTTGAGTTTAAGTGTGTTGGTTGAGATGGTGTGAAACTCAGTTTGTTGCTGGCTTTTCGCTTTGTTTCTTGAGAACAGCCAAGTGAAAACTTTTTTTGTTGAAGGTGTTTTGTTTGCAGCGTCATCTATGTTTTTAAAACCATCAACAGTATGATGTTTTTTTTGCGAATCAAAGTAAGGATTGATAGAGTGGCAAGCATTAAGTAAAACGATGCATATTATAAAAAAATAACGAATCATGAGCGGGTATAGAAGCCGTTCATATCATTTCAAAAAGGGAATACAATGAAAAAAATATTAGTCACCATGTTTTTTGTTTTAGGTTTAATGAGTGCTTTTTCTGAACTTGAAGCACATTGCCAGGTGCCGTGTGGCATTTATGATGATCATGCACGCATTCATTTAATGCAAGAACATGTACAAACCATTCAAAAAGCAAGAAAAATGATTTTAGAGTTACAAGCTGAAAAAAATTCCAGCAAACGTAACTACAATCAAATTGTACGTTGGGTTATGACCAAAGAGAAACATGCAACAGACATTCAAAACATAGCCAATGAATATTTTTTGGTTCAAAGAATCAAACTGGATTGGCCAGAAAAAAAGCGTAACACATTTTTAAACCAATTGCATAAGATATTGGTTTATGCCATGAAGTGCAAACAGTCTTTAAACGAAGCCGACTACTCTAAGCTAAACCAGGCAGTTAATGCTTTTGAACAAAGTTATATTGGCAATAATGAAAAGCATAAAAAATAAAAATGTCACGCTTCAAGGTGAAACTTTAAGTTATGACCTCCCTCAAAGGGGAGAGAACATAAGCCATTTGGCAATTGGCGCGCATCCAGATGACGTTGAGATTTTTGCCTATAACGCAATAGAGGCTTGTTACCAAAGCAAGGAAAAAAACTTCGCCGCTATTATTTGCACCAATGGTTCTGGAGCGCCAAAGTATGGTGAATATAAAAATAAAAGTAAAGATGAAATCATTCAAATCAGGAAAATGGAGCAGCAAAAAGCAGCACAACTGGGTCAGTACAGTGGCTTGATTCATTTTAATCATGAAAGTGAGGTTGTAAAAAACAAAAGTGATATCCTGCTTAATGATTTAAAATTACTTTTAGATTATTTTAAGCCCAATTATATTTTTACCCATAATCCATTTGATGCGCATGCAACCCATCGCTATACACTTCTAGCATGTTTAAAAGCATTAAAAGCCATAGATCATCAAGCATGGTTAAAAGGGTTTTTTGCATGCGAAGTTTGGGGAAGTCTTGATTGGTTACCTTCGCAGTTCAAATATGTTCTGGGAGAAAACAATTCGGAAGAATTGCAAAAACAACTTTTGAACTGTTTTTACTCACAGAATGTGGGTAGTCAAAAGCGTTATGATCTGGGAACAGTGGGACGAAAACAAGGCAATGCCACTTTTTTTGAATCAGACCAAGGCAATCGCTATACGCATCAAAGCTATGCAATAGACCTTTTACCAGTATTGAATGATTCTCAACATAGCCTTGTTGAGTATTGTCAACAAATTGTTTTGGCCTTTCAGGCATCGGTAGATAAAAATTTAATTGACCTGCAATGAATATGTTAAAAAACGTAAAAACTTTTTCAACTGAAGACAAAGCAACACTTACGGCGGCGCAGGATATTTTGATGTGGCAAAGTCAGCATAAAAATAAATCAGTGAATATTGTTTTGGCAACGGGAAGAACACCTATTAAACTTTATCAACGGCTTGTACAGATGTATCAAACTCAACTTGAACTTGTGAGTAAAAGTTTTTTTTTAAATCTAGATGAGTATATCGGCTATGCTCCAACAAATACGTATTCATTTGCCAGTTTTTTAAACCATCATATTGTTGACCCCTTAGCTCTGAAAGAAGATCAGTATCATTTTTGGAATGGCATTCATCCTGATATGCAAGCTCAAATTTATGAAAAAGAACAGTTGATTCAGAGCAGAGGAGGGTTGGATTTAGTGATTTTGGGTTTAGGTAAAAATGGTCATATAGCATTCAATGAACCTGGGACAGCATTTGAGAGCTCTTGTCACATCGTAGAGTTAAGTCAGGATACTTTAGAATCAAATAAAGAACTCTTGGACCCAAACCTCCCGCAACCAACACAGGCCATAACAATGGGGATAGCAACTATTTTATCAGCTAAAAAAATTATTGTGCTTGCCTTTGGTTCTGAAAAAGCGCAAGCAGTCAAACAGATATTTTTTAATAAACCATCCAAACTCTGGCCGGCATCAGTTTTACAAACACATCATAACTGTCATTTTTATTTTGATGAAACCATAGCAAGAGAACTATAGGCGTTGTGAAAAAACTATCCTTGATGGATAACTATAAATAGGAAATACTTTTTTAATTATGAATAATAAAACTTGGCAAAAATGTTTGGTTACTGGCGGAGCTGGCTTTATAGGATCTCATTTGGTTGATGCTTTGCTCCAGCAAGAAAAAGATGTTTATGTTTTAGACAATTTGAGCACGGGCAAAAGAGAAAACATAAGTCAGATCAAAGACAATCGTTTTTATCAAGGCTGCATCAGCAATGAAAAATTGCTCAAAGACTTGTTACAAAAAGTAGATGTTGTTTTCCATTTGGCTGCATGTGTTTCAGTTCAAGAATCTGTCAGTAATCCTGTTAAAGTTAATGCTATGAATGCACAAGCAACCTTAAAGCTCTTTGAGCTTTGCAGAGAAGTTAATCCCGAGATTAAAATTGTTCAAGCCTCATCATCTGCAGTCTACGGGGATCATGATGCATCAAACTTGCATGAACAGTTAACATTCAATTGTAAGAGCATGTATGCATTGAGTAAAGCTCAACAAGAACAGTTTGCAGAGTTGTATTTAGACAGTTATGGAGTCAGGAGTGTGTCTTTGCGGTTTTTTAATGTTTTTGGTCCTAGGCAAAGCATAGATTCACAATATGCTGCCGTAATTCCTAATTTTTTTAAAGCTGCTATTGAAGGAAATCAGCCTGTAATTTATGGTGATGGCAGTCAAACTCGAGACTTTGTTTTTGTAAAAGATGTGGTTGCAGCCAATATTGCAGCAGCAAATGCTGAAGCAAATGGCGTTTTTAATGTGGGAGCGGGTCATGCTCTATCTATTTTGCAACTTTGGCAAGATATTGCGAGTTTCATAGAGGGGGCAAAAGAGCCGCTTTTCAAAGATTCACGGCAAGGGGATGTAAAACATTCTGTGGCCAATGTTGAAAAAGCTAAAAAACAGTTGTCATGGCAGGCACAGACTGATTTATACCAAAATTTGCAAGAGACTTTTGCTTGGTACCAGCAACATCTTGCATGATTTTCTTTAGCAAGTGATATTTCTGGATATTTATAGCAAGTCTGTTTATAAAGGCTCTATGAAAATAGCAGTCGTTGGTACAGGGTATGTTGGTTTGGTTACAGGAACATGTTTTGCTGAAACAGGCAATCATGTGACTTGCTTGGATTTGGATGAGTCAAAAATTGAACAGCTTAAACAGGCTAAAGTTCCATTTTTTGAACCTGGTCTGGAGACCTTGGTTGCAAAAAATAGTAAACAAGAAAAATTAATGTTTACAACCAATCCTGACCAAGCCTTTGCGGATGCACAAATAGCTTTGATATGTGTGGGAACGCCTTCAGCTGCAGATGGTTCAGCCAACTTAGAATATGTTTATGCGGCCGCTAGAGATATTGCAAAGCATGCACCACAAGACTTGATTCTAATTACCAAAAGCACTGTCCCTGTTGGAACCGGTGATGAAATAGAAAAAATAGTTAGAGAAGAGGGGCGAGAAGACATAGTAGTGGTGTCCAATCCTGAGTTTTTAAGGGAAGGTTCGGCTGTGCAAGATTGCATGTATCCGGATAGAGTGGTTATTGGAACAGAAGATAGTAAAGCAAAAGAAACTTTGACCAAGTTGTATGAGAGTTTTGTGAGGTCTGGAAACCCTATTCTGACCATGAAACGTCGCTCTGCTGAAATGGCCAAATACGGAGCCAACTCTTTATTGGCCTGTAGAATATCGTTTATCAATGAGATGTCGCGCATTTGTGAAAAAATTGGTGCAGATATTCAAGATGTGCGAGTGGCCATGGGAACGGATAATCGTATTGGAATGCAATATTTGTATCCCAGCATTGGCTTTGGCGGCTCTTGTTTTCCTAAAGATGTAAGAGCCTTGGAGTTTTTGGCCAAAGACAATGGCATGCAACCAGATCTTTTAACGGCAACATTGCAAGCCAATGAAAAACAAAAAGATAATTATGTGAATAAAATTGTTGGACATTTTTCTGGAGAAGAAAATATCAAAGGTAAGAAAATAGCCATATGGGGTGTAGCTTTTAAAGCAAAAACCGACGATATTAGAGAATCTCCATCTTTGCATGTCATGGATAAACTTATTGCTCTTGGAGCGGATGTCCATAGCTATGATCCAGAGGCCAATACCAATACCAAAGAAAACTATGGTTCGCAGGTTTCTGTGCATGAAGATATGTATTCTGCTGTAGAAGGAGCCGACGCGCTTTGTGTATTAACCGAGTGGAATGAGTTTAGGAGCCCGGACTTTTCAAGAATAGCATCAACGATGAAGTCATCCACACTGTTTGACGGTAGAAATTTGTATGATGCAAAGCAACTGAGTGGTTTTAAGTATTATCGTATTGGATAAAACTTAACGCCTTTTTTGCTTAAGGCTGCTAACATGAAAAAAAAAATATTTTTTATCAGTTCCTATTTTTATCCAGAAAGGGGAGCCGGTGCAGTCAGAGCTTTTGAGTTCGTTAAAGTATGGTGTAAAAAGTACAGCCTTGATGTGTTTACCAATGTTCCCAACTACCCCTTTGGAATTCCATACAAAGGTTACAGCTTAAAATTTCCTAAGACTACAGATAAACATAGTTTTGAGTTTACAGTTCATCGAGTTTTTACCATGCTTGCGGAAAACAGCGGTTTTGTTAAGCGTTCACTTAGCTATGTTCTTTTTTGCTTCTCAACTTTTTTTAATATTTTGTTGTTTAAAAAGAAGCCAGATGCAGTTGTGGCTACTTCTCCACAATTGCTCACAGCTCTTTCCGGGTTACTTGTAGCTAAGTTTTACAGACTTCCCTTTATCCTTGATATCAGAGATTTATGGCCGGAAGCCATTATTGAATCAGGTGTATCCATCAACAGAGTGATTTTAAAAGTCCTGCGTTTTTTAAGCCTAAGCGCTTATAACAATGCAGCAATCATTAGCGTCACCACCCACACGCAAAAGCAAAAAATAGTTACGTCTTACCAAATTGATTCTCAAAAAATTGAGGTCATGGCCAACGGATACAATGCGCAAATGTTTAAGCCAATTAATCCAAAAGATGAAAAAATTTTAGAGTTCAAATCAATGTTTGGAAAAAATGATCGAACTCTAGGCTATATTGGCAACTTAGCATTCTATTATGATTTTGATGTTTTTTTTGATCTGGCAAAAGATTTTCAAGATATAGATTTTATTATTATGGGTGAGGGGAAGCAAAAGCAAAGCCTTGAATTGAAAATTAAAAAAGCCAATTTGGTCAATCTCAAACT is part of the bacterium genome and encodes:
- a CDS encoding UDP-glucose/GDP-mannose dehydrogenase family protein; protein product: MKIAVVGTGYVGLVTGTCFAETGNHVTCLDLDESKIEQLKQAKVPFFEPGLETLVAKNSKQEKLMFTTNPDQAFADAQIALICVGTPSAADGSANLEYVYAAARDIAKHAPQDLILITKSTVPVGTGDEIEKIVREEGREDIVVVSNPEFLREGSAVQDCMYPDRVVIGTEDSKAKETLTKLYESFVRSGNPILTMKRRSAEMAKYGANSLLACRISFINEMSRICEKIGADIQDVRVAMGTDNRIGMQYLYPSIGFGGSCFPKDVRALEFLAKDNGMQPDLLTATLQANEKQKDNYVNKIVGHFSGEENIKGKKIAIWGVAFKAKTDDIRESPSLHVMDKLIALGADVHSYDPEANTNTKENYGSQVSVHEDMYSAVEGADALCVLTEWNEFRSPDFSRIASTMKSSTLFDGRNLYDAKQLSGFKYYRIG
- a CDS encoding MBL fold metallo-hydrolase yields the protein MIRYFFIICIVLLNACHSINPYFDSQKKHHTVDGFKNIDDAANKTPSTKKVFTWLFSRNKAKSQQQTEFHTISTNTLKLNNSSEVQLTWLGHSSILLQIKGFNILFDPVFSQRVSPFRFIGPKRQVPLPIRIESLPSIDYIIISHDHYDHLDIKSIKKIAALNPHLQILSPLAYRALFKKHEIANPVYELDWWEHIANDQLSFYLTPAQHWCKRGLLDKNERLWGSWFIQSENFNFYFAGDSGYSNHFKTIQQKLGSVDMAALPIGAYQPQWLMAQHHMSPKQALQAHIDLKSKRSVAIHWGTYILSDEALHQPKDDLIEASLAYKTLSPFMTLAVGESYKLEL
- a CDS encoding superoxide dismutase, Ni; the protein is MKKILVTMFFVLGLMSAFSELEAHCQVPCGIYDDHARIHLMQEHVQTIQKARKMILELQAEKNSSKRNYNQIVRWVMTKEKHATDIQNIANEYFLVQRIKLDWPEKKRNTFLNQLHKILVYAMKCKQSLNEADYSKLNQAVNAFEQSYIGNNEKHKK
- a CDS encoding glycosyltransferase family 4 protein, with protein sequence MKKKIFFISSYFYPERGAGAVRAFEFVKVWCKKYSLDVFTNVPNYPFGIPYKGYSLKFPKTTDKHSFEFTVHRVFTMLAENSGFVKRSLSYVLFCFSTFFNILLFKKKPDAVVATSPQLLTALSGLLVAKFYRLPFILDIRDLWPEAIIESGVSINRVILKVLRFLSLSAYNNAAIISVTTHTQKQKIVTSYQIDSQKIEVMANGYNAQMFKPINPKDEKILEFKSMFGKNDRTLGYIGNLAFYYDFDVFFDLAKDFQDIDFIIMGEGKQKQSLELKIKKANLVNLKLLNSIDYEEVPYAMNALDMGLVKHKKNMNITQSMRPVKLFEYTACQTPCLYYGSGEGEKLMQELGLSALALSLDQPYEQLKTKIKDHDFEKIFTCNAEVLMSYSREAIALSFQKNIIDKVLEK
- a CDS encoding PIG-L family deacetylase → MKSIKNKNVTLQGETLSYDLPQRGENISHLAIGAHPDDVEIFAYNAIEACYQSKEKNFAAIICTNGSGAPKYGEYKNKSKDEIIQIRKMEQQKAAQLGQYSGLIHFNHESEVVKNKSDILLNDLKLLLDYFKPNYIFTHNPFDAHATHRYTLLACLKALKAIDHQAWLKGFFACEVWGSLDWLPSQFKYVLGENNSEELQKQLLNCFYSQNVGSQKRYDLGTVGRKQGNATFFESDQGNRYTHQSYAIDLLPVLNDSQHSLVEYCQQIVLAFQASVDKNLIDLQ
- a CDS encoding glucosamine-6-phosphate deaminase — translated: MNMLKNVKTFSTEDKATLTAAQDILMWQSQHKNKSVNIVLATGRTPIKLYQRLVQMYQTQLELVSKSFFLNLDEYIGYAPTNTYSFASFLNHHIVDPLALKEDQYHFWNGIHPDMQAQIYEKEQLIQSRGGLDLVILGLGKNGHIAFNEPGTAFESSCHIVELSQDTLESNKELLDPNLPQPTQAITMGIATILSAKKIIVLAFGSEKAQAVKQIFFNKPSKLWPASVLQTHHNCHFYFDETIAREL
- a CDS encoding GDP-mannose 4,6-dehydratase; this translates as MNNKTWQKCLVTGGAGFIGSHLVDALLQQEKDVYVLDNLSTGKRENISQIKDNRFYQGCISNEKLLKDLLQKVDVVFHLAACVSVQESVSNPVKVNAMNAQATLKLFELCREVNPEIKIVQASSSAVYGDHDASNLHEQLTFNCKSMYALSKAQQEQFAELYLDSYGVRSVSLRFFNVFGPRQSIDSQYAAVIPNFFKAAIEGNQPVIYGDGSQTRDFVFVKDVVAANIAAANAEANGVFNVGAGHALSILQLWQDIASFIEGAKEPLFKDSRQGDVKHSVANVEKAKKQLSWQAQTDLYQNLQETFAWYQQHLA